In the genome of Vanacampus margaritifer isolate UIUO_Vmar chromosome 1, RoL_Vmar_1.0, whole genome shotgun sequence, one region contains:
- the ccnt1 gene encoding cyclin-T1 isoform X3: MAASLRSPPASCNNKWYYSRQEIENNPSRRAGLDPDKELSYRQQAANLLQDMGQRLNVSQLTINTAIVYMHRFYMVQSFTRFHRNVICPAVLFLAAKVEEQPRKLEHVIKVAHACLNPQDPSPDVRSDAYLQQAQDLVILESIILQTLAFEITIDHPHTHVVKCTQLVRASKDLAQTSYFMATNSLHLTTFCLQYSPPVVACVCIHLACKWSNWEIPVSTDGKHWWEYVDPTVTLKLLDELTHEFLQILEKTPSRLKRIRNWKAGGQTPKAKPKVQEEGDQRDTMMSMISMASSESTVAGLMSLSAPPSASAADKDRSTPGSAATWGAKSQGVAEQQSNHEVHAPAKVSLSEYRAKNADVLAAQKRKLENMEASVKRDYANAAQVLIGQQQRKEKQQQSGSSSSDLSNPSPIILKIPLEKEKHDRNALKMRFPVAAAAARGAEQDIKVRIRVPDKQRGSSAEEGKSRDKHRGERSNHHHHHHHHYHHPSSGGAALSSSHKHSATSGGAVGSGKKVSSDSSRTSSSSSRKRTHPQDPSAGSHPASKVSKSSRNPYQLPPLSSSSDILPALGLPHHPPGSYSHPKGDKTDTNGHGAAGGAQSNEYQDTFEMLNSLLSAQGVQPSQPSMFDYRSQYGDFKYSGGSRGSNARPPPLPSDPPPPLPPLPK; this comes from the exons ATGGCGGCTTCGCTTCGTTCTCCCCCCGCAAGCTGTAACAACAAATGGTACTACAGCCGGCAAGAGATCGAAAACAACCCGTCTCGACGAGCCGGGCTCGACCCGGACAAGGAGCTGTCGTACAGACAACAGGCGGCCAACCTGCTGCAGGACATGGGCCAGCGGCTTAATGT ATCCCAGCTTACAATTAATACAGCCATCGTGTACATGCATCGCTTCTACATGGTGCAATCATTCACCAGATTTCACCGAAAT GTGATTTGTCCTGCGGTTCTTTTCCTGGCCGCCAAGGTTGAAGAGCAGCCCCGAAAGCTGGAGCACGTCATCAAGGTGGCCCACGCCTGCCTCAACCCGCAGGATCCCTCGCCGGACGTACGCAGCGAT GCCTACCTGCAACAAGCCCAAGACCTGGTCATTCTTGAGAGCATAATACTCCAGACCTTGG CGTTTGAAATCACCATCGACCATCCGCACACGCATGTTGTCAAGTGCACTCAGCTCGTTCGAG CAAGTAAGGACCTGGCCCAAACGTCTTACTTCATGGCAACCAACAG TCTCCACTTGACCACCTTCTGCCTGCAGTACAGTCCGCCCGTGGTGGCATGCGTGTGCATCCACCTGGCTTGCAAGTGGTCCAACTGGGAGATTCCCGTGTCTACGGATGGCAAACACTGGTGGGAATATGTTGACCCCACAGTCACCCTCAAGCTACtggatg AGCTCACACACGAGTTCCTGCAGATTCTGGAGAAAACGCCCAGCAGGTTGAAACGGATTCGCAACTGGAAG GCAGGAGGTCAGACGCCAAAGGCCAAGCCAAAGGTCCAGGAGGAGGGAGACCAGAGGGACACCATGATGAGCATGATCTCCATGGCCTCGTCGGAGAGCACCGTGGCGGGCCTGATGAGCCTCTCGGCGCCGCCCTCCGCCTCGGCGGCGGACAAGGACAGGAGCACGCCCGGCAGCGCCGCCACCTGGGGCGCTAAAAGTCAGGGGGTTGCAGAGCAGCAGTCCAACCACGAGGTCCACGCCCCCGCCAAGGTGTCATTAAGCGAGTACCGCGCCAAGAACGCCGACGTCCTGGCTGCGCAAAAGAGGAAGTTGGAGAACATGGAGGCCAGCGTGAAGCGGGACTACGCCAACGCTGCCCAGGTTCTCATTGGTCAGCAGCAAAGGAAGGAGAAGCAGCAGCAATCGGGCTCGTCTTCCTCTGACCTGTCCAACCCATCGCCGATTATTCTGAAAATCCCCCTGGAGAAGGAGAAACACGATCGCAACGCTCTGAAAATGAGGTTCCcggtcgccgccgccgccgccagggGGGCGGAGCAGGACATCAAAGTGCGCATTCGCGTGCCCGACAAGCAAAGGGGGAGTTCCGCCGAGGAGGGCAAGAGCAGGGACAAGCACAGGGGGGAGCgctccaaccaccaccaccatcaccaccatCATTACCACCACCCTTCCTCCGGCGGCGCCGCCCTCTCCTCTTCGCACAAGCACTCGGCCACTTCCGGCGGCGCAGTAGGAAGTGGCAAAAAAGTCTCCAGTGACTCGTCCCGAACGAGCTCGTCCTCGTCGCGCAAGAGGACGCACCCCCAGGACCCGTCGGCGGGATCCCACCCCGCTTCCAAAGTCAGCAAGTCTTCTCGCAATCCCTACCAGCTGCCGCCCCTGTCTTCCTCCTCCGACATCCTCCCCGCGCTGGGACTGCCCCACCACCCCCCGGGCAGCTACTCGCACCCCAAAGGCGACAAGACGGACACCAACGGGCACGGCGCGGCGGGTGGCGCCCAGTCCAACGAGTACCAAGACACTTTTGAAATGTTGAACTCTCTTCTGAGCGCGCAGGGGGTGCAGCCCTCGCAGCCGTCCATGTTTGACTACCGCTCGCAATACGGGGACTTCAAGTACTCGGGCGGGTCCCGGGGCAGCAACGCCAGACCTCCGCCCCTGCCTTCAGACCCCCCTCCCCCGCTTCCGCCCTTACCCAAATGA
- the ccnt1 gene encoding cyclin-T1 isoform X1 codes for MAASLRSPPASCNNKWYYSRQEIENNPSRRAGLDPDKELSYRQQAANLLQDMGQRLNVSQLTINTAIVYMHRFYMVQSFTRFHRNVICPAVLFLAAKVEEQPRKLEHVIKVAHACLNPQDPSPDVRSDAYLQQAQDLVILESIILQTLAFEITIDHPHTHVVKCTQLVRVVSASKDLAQTSYFMATNSLHLTTFCLQYSPPVVACVCIHLACKWSNWEIPVSTDGKHWWEYVDPTVTLKLLDELTHEFLQILEKTPSRLKRIRNWKAGGQTPKAKPKVQEEGDQRDTMMSMISMASSESTVAGLMSLSAPPSASAADKDRSTPGSAATWGAKSQGVAEQQSNHEVHAPAKVSLSEYRAKNADVLAAQKRKLENMEASVKRDYANAAQVLIGQQQRKEKQQQSGSSSSDLSNPSPIILKIPLEKEKHDRNALKMRFPVAAAAARGAEQDIKVRIRVPDKQRGSSAEEGKSRDKHRGERSNHHHHHHHHYHHPSSGGAALSSSHKHSATSGGAVGSGKKVSSDSSRTSSSSSRKRTHPQDPSAGSHPASKVSKSSRNPYQLPPLSSSSDILPALGLPHHPPGSYSHPKGDKTDTNGHGAAGGAQSNEYQDTFEMLNSLLSAQGVQPSQPSMFDYRSQYGDFKYSGGSRGSNARPPPLPSDPPPPLPPLPK; via the exons ATGGCGGCTTCGCTTCGTTCTCCCCCCGCAAGCTGTAACAACAAATGGTACTACAGCCGGCAAGAGATCGAAAACAACCCGTCTCGACGAGCCGGGCTCGACCCGGACAAGGAGCTGTCGTACAGACAACAGGCGGCCAACCTGCTGCAGGACATGGGCCAGCGGCTTAATGT ATCCCAGCTTACAATTAATACAGCCATCGTGTACATGCATCGCTTCTACATGGTGCAATCATTCACCAGATTTCACCGAAAT GTGATTTGTCCTGCGGTTCTTTTCCTGGCCGCCAAGGTTGAAGAGCAGCCCCGAAAGCTGGAGCACGTCATCAAGGTGGCCCACGCCTGCCTCAACCCGCAGGATCCCTCGCCGGACGTACGCAGCGAT GCCTACCTGCAACAAGCCCAAGACCTGGTCATTCTTGAGAGCATAATACTCCAGACCTTGG CGTTTGAAATCACCATCGACCATCCGCACACGCATGTTGTCAAGTGCACTCAGCTCGTTCGA GTTGTTTCAGCAAGTAAGGACCTGGCCCAAACGTCTTACTTCATGGCAACCAACAG TCTCCACTTGACCACCTTCTGCCTGCAGTACAGTCCGCCCGTGGTGGCATGCGTGTGCATCCACCTGGCTTGCAAGTGGTCCAACTGGGAGATTCCCGTGTCTACGGATGGCAAACACTGGTGGGAATATGTTGACCCCACAGTCACCCTCAAGCTACtggatg AGCTCACACACGAGTTCCTGCAGATTCTGGAGAAAACGCCCAGCAGGTTGAAACGGATTCGCAACTGGAAG GCAGGAGGTCAGACGCCAAAGGCCAAGCCAAAGGTCCAGGAGGAGGGAGACCAGAGGGACACCATGATGAGCATGATCTCCATGGCCTCGTCGGAGAGCACCGTGGCGGGCCTGATGAGCCTCTCGGCGCCGCCCTCCGCCTCGGCGGCGGACAAGGACAGGAGCACGCCCGGCAGCGCCGCCACCTGGGGCGCTAAAAGTCAGGGGGTTGCAGAGCAGCAGTCCAACCACGAGGTCCACGCCCCCGCCAAGGTGTCATTAAGCGAGTACCGCGCCAAGAACGCCGACGTCCTGGCTGCGCAAAAGAGGAAGTTGGAGAACATGGAGGCCAGCGTGAAGCGGGACTACGCCAACGCTGCCCAGGTTCTCATTGGTCAGCAGCAAAGGAAGGAGAAGCAGCAGCAATCGGGCTCGTCTTCCTCTGACCTGTCCAACCCATCGCCGATTATTCTGAAAATCCCCCTGGAGAAGGAGAAACACGATCGCAACGCTCTGAAAATGAGGTTCCcggtcgccgccgccgccgccagggGGGCGGAGCAGGACATCAAAGTGCGCATTCGCGTGCCCGACAAGCAAAGGGGGAGTTCCGCCGAGGAGGGCAAGAGCAGGGACAAGCACAGGGGGGAGCgctccaaccaccaccaccatcaccaccatCATTACCACCACCCTTCCTCCGGCGGCGCCGCCCTCTCCTCTTCGCACAAGCACTCGGCCACTTCCGGCGGCGCAGTAGGAAGTGGCAAAAAAGTCTCCAGTGACTCGTCCCGAACGAGCTCGTCCTCGTCGCGCAAGAGGACGCACCCCCAGGACCCGTCGGCGGGATCCCACCCCGCTTCCAAAGTCAGCAAGTCTTCTCGCAATCCCTACCAGCTGCCGCCCCTGTCTTCCTCCTCCGACATCCTCCCCGCGCTGGGACTGCCCCACCACCCCCCGGGCAGCTACTCGCACCCCAAAGGCGACAAGACGGACACCAACGGGCACGGCGCGGCGGGTGGCGCCCAGTCCAACGAGTACCAAGACACTTTTGAAATGTTGAACTCTCTTCTGAGCGCGCAGGGGGTGCAGCCCTCGCAGCCGTCCATGTTTGACTACCGCTCGCAATACGGGGACTTCAAGTACTCGGGCGGGTCCCGGGGCAGCAACGCCAGACCTCCGCCCCTGCCTTCAGACCCCCCTCCCCCGCTTCCGCCCTTACCCAAATGA
- the ccnt1 gene encoding cyclin-T1 isoform X2 — translation MAASLRSPPASCNNKWYYSRQEIENNPSRRAGLDPDKELSYRQQAANLLQDMGQRLNVSQLTINTAIVYMHRFYMVQSFTRFHRNVICPAVLFLAAKVEEQPRKLEHVIKVAHACLNPQDPSPDVRSDAYLQQAQDLVILESIILQTLAFEITIDHPHTHVVKCTQLVRVSASKDLAQTSYFMATNSLHLTTFCLQYSPPVVACVCIHLACKWSNWEIPVSTDGKHWWEYVDPTVTLKLLDELTHEFLQILEKTPSRLKRIRNWKAGGQTPKAKPKVQEEGDQRDTMMSMISMASSESTVAGLMSLSAPPSASAADKDRSTPGSAATWGAKSQGVAEQQSNHEVHAPAKVSLSEYRAKNADVLAAQKRKLENMEASVKRDYANAAQVLIGQQQRKEKQQQSGSSSSDLSNPSPIILKIPLEKEKHDRNALKMRFPVAAAAARGAEQDIKVRIRVPDKQRGSSAEEGKSRDKHRGERSNHHHHHHHHYHHPSSGGAALSSSHKHSATSGGAVGSGKKVSSDSSRTSSSSSRKRTHPQDPSAGSHPASKVSKSSRNPYQLPPLSSSSDILPALGLPHHPPGSYSHPKGDKTDTNGHGAAGGAQSNEYQDTFEMLNSLLSAQGVQPSQPSMFDYRSQYGDFKYSGGSRGSNARPPPLPSDPPPPLPPLPK, via the exons ATGGCGGCTTCGCTTCGTTCTCCCCCCGCAAGCTGTAACAACAAATGGTACTACAGCCGGCAAGAGATCGAAAACAACCCGTCTCGACGAGCCGGGCTCGACCCGGACAAGGAGCTGTCGTACAGACAACAGGCGGCCAACCTGCTGCAGGACATGGGCCAGCGGCTTAATGT ATCCCAGCTTACAATTAATACAGCCATCGTGTACATGCATCGCTTCTACATGGTGCAATCATTCACCAGATTTCACCGAAAT GTGATTTGTCCTGCGGTTCTTTTCCTGGCCGCCAAGGTTGAAGAGCAGCCCCGAAAGCTGGAGCACGTCATCAAGGTGGCCCACGCCTGCCTCAACCCGCAGGATCCCTCGCCGGACGTACGCAGCGAT GCCTACCTGCAACAAGCCCAAGACCTGGTCATTCTTGAGAGCATAATACTCCAGACCTTGG CGTTTGAAATCACCATCGACCATCCGCACACGCATGTTGTCAAGTGCACTCAGCTCGTTCGA GTTTCAGCAAGTAAGGACCTGGCCCAAACGTCTTACTTCATGGCAACCAACAG TCTCCACTTGACCACCTTCTGCCTGCAGTACAGTCCGCCCGTGGTGGCATGCGTGTGCATCCACCTGGCTTGCAAGTGGTCCAACTGGGAGATTCCCGTGTCTACGGATGGCAAACACTGGTGGGAATATGTTGACCCCACAGTCACCCTCAAGCTACtggatg AGCTCACACACGAGTTCCTGCAGATTCTGGAGAAAACGCCCAGCAGGTTGAAACGGATTCGCAACTGGAAG GCAGGAGGTCAGACGCCAAAGGCCAAGCCAAAGGTCCAGGAGGAGGGAGACCAGAGGGACACCATGATGAGCATGATCTCCATGGCCTCGTCGGAGAGCACCGTGGCGGGCCTGATGAGCCTCTCGGCGCCGCCCTCCGCCTCGGCGGCGGACAAGGACAGGAGCACGCCCGGCAGCGCCGCCACCTGGGGCGCTAAAAGTCAGGGGGTTGCAGAGCAGCAGTCCAACCACGAGGTCCACGCCCCCGCCAAGGTGTCATTAAGCGAGTACCGCGCCAAGAACGCCGACGTCCTGGCTGCGCAAAAGAGGAAGTTGGAGAACATGGAGGCCAGCGTGAAGCGGGACTACGCCAACGCTGCCCAGGTTCTCATTGGTCAGCAGCAAAGGAAGGAGAAGCAGCAGCAATCGGGCTCGTCTTCCTCTGACCTGTCCAACCCATCGCCGATTATTCTGAAAATCCCCCTGGAGAAGGAGAAACACGATCGCAACGCTCTGAAAATGAGGTTCCcggtcgccgccgccgccgccagggGGGCGGAGCAGGACATCAAAGTGCGCATTCGCGTGCCCGACAAGCAAAGGGGGAGTTCCGCCGAGGAGGGCAAGAGCAGGGACAAGCACAGGGGGGAGCgctccaaccaccaccaccatcaccaccatCATTACCACCACCCTTCCTCCGGCGGCGCCGCCCTCTCCTCTTCGCACAAGCACTCGGCCACTTCCGGCGGCGCAGTAGGAAGTGGCAAAAAAGTCTCCAGTGACTCGTCCCGAACGAGCTCGTCCTCGTCGCGCAAGAGGACGCACCCCCAGGACCCGTCGGCGGGATCCCACCCCGCTTCCAAAGTCAGCAAGTCTTCTCGCAATCCCTACCAGCTGCCGCCCCTGTCTTCCTCCTCCGACATCCTCCCCGCGCTGGGACTGCCCCACCACCCCCCGGGCAGCTACTCGCACCCCAAAGGCGACAAGACGGACACCAACGGGCACGGCGCGGCGGGTGGCGCCCAGTCCAACGAGTACCAAGACACTTTTGAAATGTTGAACTCTCTTCTGAGCGCGCAGGGGGTGCAGCCCTCGCAGCCGTCCATGTTTGACTACCGCTCGCAATACGGGGACTTCAAGTACTCGGGCGGGTCCCGGGGCAGCAACGCCAGACCTCCGCCCCTGCCTTCAGACCCCCCTCCCCCGCTTCCGCCCTTACCCAAATGA
- the ccnt1 gene encoding cyclin-T1 isoform X4 — protein MATNSLHLTTFCLQYSPPVVACVCIHLACKWSNWEIPVSTDGKHWWEYVDPTVTLKLLDELTHEFLQILEKTPSRLKRIRNWKAGGQTPKAKPKVQEEGDQRDTMMSMISMASSESTVAGLMSLSAPPSASAADKDRSTPGSAATWGAKSQGVAEQQSNHEVHAPAKVSLSEYRAKNADVLAAQKRKLENMEASVKRDYANAAQVLIGQQQRKEKQQQSGSSSSDLSNPSPIILKIPLEKEKHDRNALKMRFPVAAAAARGAEQDIKVRIRVPDKQRGSSAEEGKSRDKHRGERSNHHHHHHHHYHHPSSGGAALSSSHKHSATSGGAVGSGKKVSSDSSRTSSSSSRKRTHPQDPSAGSHPASKVSKSSRNPYQLPPLSSSSDILPALGLPHHPPGSYSHPKGDKTDTNGHGAAGGAQSNEYQDTFEMLNSLLSAQGVQPSQPSMFDYRSQYGDFKYSGGSRGSNARPPPLPSDPPPPLPPLPK, from the exons ATGGCAACCAACAG TCTCCACTTGACCACCTTCTGCCTGCAGTACAGTCCGCCCGTGGTGGCATGCGTGTGCATCCACCTGGCTTGCAAGTGGTCCAACTGGGAGATTCCCGTGTCTACGGATGGCAAACACTGGTGGGAATATGTTGACCCCACAGTCACCCTCAAGCTACtggatg AGCTCACACACGAGTTCCTGCAGATTCTGGAGAAAACGCCCAGCAGGTTGAAACGGATTCGCAACTGGAAG GCAGGAGGTCAGACGCCAAAGGCCAAGCCAAAGGTCCAGGAGGAGGGAGACCAGAGGGACACCATGATGAGCATGATCTCCATGGCCTCGTCGGAGAGCACCGTGGCGGGCCTGATGAGCCTCTCGGCGCCGCCCTCCGCCTCGGCGGCGGACAAGGACAGGAGCACGCCCGGCAGCGCCGCCACCTGGGGCGCTAAAAGTCAGGGGGTTGCAGAGCAGCAGTCCAACCACGAGGTCCACGCCCCCGCCAAGGTGTCATTAAGCGAGTACCGCGCCAAGAACGCCGACGTCCTGGCTGCGCAAAAGAGGAAGTTGGAGAACATGGAGGCCAGCGTGAAGCGGGACTACGCCAACGCTGCCCAGGTTCTCATTGGTCAGCAGCAAAGGAAGGAGAAGCAGCAGCAATCGGGCTCGTCTTCCTCTGACCTGTCCAACCCATCGCCGATTATTCTGAAAATCCCCCTGGAGAAGGAGAAACACGATCGCAACGCTCTGAAAATGAGGTTCCcggtcgccgccgccgccgccagggGGGCGGAGCAGGACATCAAAGTGCGCATTCGCGTGCCCGACAAGCAAAGGGGGAGTTCCGCCGAGGAGGGCAAGAGCAGGGACAAGCACAGGGGGGAGCgctccaaccaccaccaccatcaccaccatCATTACCACCACCCTTCCTCCGGCGGCGCCGCCCTCTCCTCTTCGCACAAGCACTCGGCCACTTCCGGCGGCGCAGTAGGAAGTGGCAAAAAAGTCTCCAGTGACTCGTCCCGAACGAGCTCGTCCTCGTCGCGCAAGAGGACGCACCCCCAGGACCCGTCGGCGGGATCCCACCCCGCTTCCAAAGTCAGCAAGTCTTCTCGCAATCCCTACCAGCTGCCGCCCCTGTCTTCCTCCTCCGACATCCTCCCCGCGCTGGGACTGCCCCACCACCCCCCGGGCAGCTACTCGCACCCCAAAGGCGACAAGACGGACACCAACGGGCACGGCGCGGCGGGTGGCGCCCAGTCCAACGAGTACCAAGACACTTTTGAAATGTTGAACTCTCTTCTGAGCGCGCAGGGGGTGCAGCCCTCGCAGCCGTCCATGTTTGACTACCGCTCGCAATACGGGGACTTCAAGTACTCGGGCGGGTCCCGGGGCAGCAACGCCAGACCTCCGCCCCTGCCTTCAGACCCCCCTCCCCCGCTTCCGCCCTTACCCAAATGA